The genomic region TTTGGATCATTATTTTTATCATGATGAGTATAAAAATTAATTGAAATATATGGTCCTATATTTATTGTATCAATTCTCCAAAATATTGTGTAATTTCTTTTATCTTCACTTAAATATTCATTATCTTTATTTGGAAATACTCTTCTTAAAATATTAAATTGTGTATAAGGACGTCCTCCAACACTTCTACTACTTTCTATATAACCATCTTTAAAAATATCTCTCATAAATTGGTACTGTGATATACTGCTCTTTGAAATATTTAATCCCCAATAACTTTTTTCTTTTATTTCTTCTTCATTAATTAAATAATTTTTTTCTTTTTCTTCATTCTCTGTGACTCTTTCAAAATACTCACAATAATCATCTAAAATTAGATTTTTTCCTTTATATTTACTTATAATTTTTAGAAAATCTTCTCTATTGATTTTTATATCTATTTTATCTTTTTCATTAACAATATGATAATCATAAGAAAACCAAAAACCTGTTTTAAAATATACTGTCTTTATATTATTAATTTCTTCTTTAAAATCATTTTGAATATTTTCTCTATACCTTTTAATTTGCTCACTATGTTCAGAAGTATAAGTTTTATCTTCAATAATATAGGCTTTCTTTGAATTTTTTAATATAACTAAGATATCTATTTTTTTATACTGTCTTAATATTTCTATTTTCTCATTTTTTAAATCTTTTTCTTCCAGTAAATTTGAAAAAATATCCTTTGCCATAGGATATAAATTTTCATTAGGATGATTAATCCAATTTAGACACCAACAGATAAAAGCATCTTGTGATAACTCACTTGTAGCAAAACTAAATAAATTATTTTTTTCTAACATTTTTATTCCCCCTCTTTTATTTTTAATTAGATTATATATTATTTTTAATTAAAGTCAATAATTTTAAAACATAGTGTTTATTTTTAAAAAGATAATATTCTCTCTAAACTTAACCGTTTTAACTTTTAAATTTCAGTATTTTTTTCACTTTATGTTATGTTATAATTAAGAAAAAAGCTAGGAGGTTTTACTATGGGTATGGACTTATGTTACTATGGTGTCAAAGAAGAAGATATACCAAAAATTCTTGATGGAAACTTTGAGGAAGATTTTACAAATTTAAAGCATCACACATTAAGAGTTTTTTCAGCAAAAGAGCTTTATTATTTATATTCAAGTGGGAAAGAATTAGAAGAGGAAGATTTTCAAGGAAAAAATGAAAGAGATTTATTCATTGAAGCATTTTTAGGTGAAGTAACAGTTAGCTTTGCTCCTGGAGATATTTATTCCTATTGTAGTTGCAAAGAAAAAGTTAAAGAAATAGCTAATTTTTTAAATAAGATTGATATAAAAGATTATTTTGAAAAAATAGGTACTATTGAAGAAATATCAGATAAAAATTTTAAAGGAGAAGATTTTAGTTATTTAGGAGTAAAAACTATAAGAAGATTTTATTCTTCTATGAAGGAAGAAGAATATATTTTTGATGTTGAAGGTACAATAGATAGATTTAATGAATTTAAAAAATTTTACAATGAACTAGTTAAAAATAATTTAGCTCTATATATTTATATATTCTAAGAAAAAATTGAAACTAATAAAGGTATAAAAATTGCAGGTAACATATTTGCAATTTTTATATCTTTTTTTAATGTCATATTTATTCCTATTGCAAGAACTAACAGTCCTCCAACTGCATTTAATTCTGATATTGCTTGTGGACTTAAATAATCTTTAATTTGACTTGCAAAAAGATAGAATATTCCTTGCTGAATCTCTCACGACTGACACCCTACGAGTGCTAGAGTTGCGAGGTTCTTAAGTACTATTTAGTTTCTTTTGAATATCTAGTATTCAAATACTAGCTAATTTCCTTAAGACTTTAATGGACAAACTCTCCATTGAGAATATTTACGTCCTATTGGCTCAGTTCAAAACCAGTTTTTATTTTAAAATCCCATACATTTTAATGTTTTTACATTTCCTTTTTTTATTCTTTCAATTTCTTCATTATGCAATTTAACAAAATTTTTAAATTCCTTTTGTGCTTTTTCTATATTTACTTCTTCTAAATTTTCTTTTACATTCTTTATTAAAAATGCAGAATACAAATCTCTTTGTATTTTATTTCCTAATATTTCTACCCATCTTTTTGATAGACTTTTCTTTTCATATTCATTTGTACTATNNNNNNNNNNNNNNNNNNNNNNNNNNNNNNNNNNNNNNNNNNNNNNNNNNNNNNNNNNNNNNNNNNNNNNNNNNNNNNNNNNNNNNNNNNNNNNNNNNNNNNNNNNNNNNNNNNNNNNNNNNNNNNNNNNNNNNNNNNNNNNNNNNNNNNNNNNNNNNNNNNNNNNNNNNNNNNNNNNNNNNNNNNNNNNNNNNNNNNNNNNNNNNNNNNNNNNNNNNNNNNNNNNNNNNNNNNNNNNNNNNNNNNNNNNNNNNNNNNNNNNNNNNNNNNNNNNNNNNNNNNNNNNNNNNNNNNNTATATTTACTTCTTCTAAATTTTCTTTTACATTCTTTATTAAAAATGCAGAATACAAAATCTCTTTGTATTTTATTTCCTAATATTTCTACCCATCTTTTTGATAGACTTTTCTTTTCATATTCATTTGTACTATGATTTAGTTGACTAGCTTTTACTTTAAAAGTATCAATTTTTATTATATTTTTTCCAATATATTCTAATTTTCTATTTATTATTTCAATTAATAATGCAGGTGCTCTATTTGATAATGATTTTCCGAATCTCTTTTTCTTTTTAAATTTTCCAGTTTTTTCAGATATTTCAGTTTTCTTGCTTCTTCTCTGTAAAGCTTTAAAACTCATATTTTCAACTTTTACTATTGTTCCAATTTCTAGTATGCTATTCGCTAAAATATTATGAGATTGTTCCCTTTTCTCTGCGATTTTTCTCTGTAAATTTGAAAGTTTTAACTTTGTTTTTACATATGATTTGCTCTTTTTCCATTTTTCTTTATTTTCTATATTAATTGTGACATCTTTGTTATATTTATTAGGATTGTTTGCTCTTCTCTGTCTGTCTAATTTTCTTTGTAGTCTTATTTTTTCTTTTTCATTTATTCCTATATTTTCAGCTAAAATCTTTAATTCTACTTTATTATCACTGACGATTGCTATTGTTGAAGTTCCTATATCAATTCCAATTTCATTTTCTCCACCAACTTTATGTTTTTTAGGAGGTACTCCCTCAAAAGTTATTTGAACATAGTATTTATTTTTTTCATTTACAACTCTCTTAAGTAGTCTACAATATAATAATTTATCTAAAAAACAACTTTGTGCATATTTATCATTATTTTTTATTATTACAGGAATCTTTAAGCCTAACCAAGATATGCAACAATCTTCTTTAAAAAATCTAAGTCCTGTAATATTACCTTTTTCTCTAACGGAATAGAAATTTTCATAACTTTTAAAATATACTTTTTTAGCTTTACCATACTTAAACTTTTCATAAGTCGCAAAATCTCTTTCAGCTAATTCTTGTCCCATTTGTGAACCTATATTCTTTTTAAATTTTTGTGTCATAGGTTTCATATATTTATTTAATTCAAATTTAGATATTGAATATTTTTTATCTAATTCTTTATATCTTTTAGATTGCTCTTTTTTATCTAATTTCTTAATTTCTTTATACTCAGAAGAATTTATCATTTTTCTATGTCTTTTAAGAATTTCACTAAGGCAAGAATTATATATCATTCTAGCTATGTTTAGTCTCTTTTCTAAAATATGTTCTTGCCATAGTTCAGTTTTTAAAGCTAATGTCAATACATAATTCGCCATAGTTCCTCCTTCTCATCTTTCTTTTTGAGTTTGGATATATCTTTTTATTTGTTCTTCAGTATTTTCTGAAACAGTTGCAACAAAATAACTAGGGTTCCATAAGTGTCCATTCCATAACTTATTTTTTATCTCAGGATGTTTTAAAAAAAGTTTTCTTGCAGAAATTCCTTTGAATATTTTCAAAAANNNNNNNNNNNNNNNNNNNNNNNNNNNNNNNNNNNNNNNNNNNNNNNNNNNNNNNNNNNNNNNNNNNNNNNNNNNNNNNNNNNNNNNNNNNNNNNNNNNNNNNNNNNNNNNNNNNNNNNNNNNNNNNNNNNNNNNNNNNNNNNNNNNNNNNNNNNNNNNNNNNNNGTCTAAATCTGTTTCCATTTCTATTATTTTTATATTATTTTCATTAGAAATTTCAATTAATAATTCTTTTAAAGTTTTTTCAATATCATCAATTAATACTTTTCTTCTATATTTTACACATCACACTATATGATATTGAATTGAATACACATATCCTCTTCCAAATTAATATTTGATATTTTTATTATCATTTTTATTATACTATATATATTTAACTATTTCAATTTTTTTGTAAACAAAAAATATGCCATTCATCTCACGACTAACACCCTACGAGTGCTAGAGTCACGAGTGTTCTGGCATAATTCATAAAATGTTTACTATAATAAATTATAATTGTATTTTCTTTAAATTATTGCTATAATAACTATAGAATAAAACATATACTAATAATAGGAGGTTTTTTTATGGGAATGTATGCAATGTATCAAGAAGTTAAAGAAGAAGATTTTAAAAAATTGTTAGAAAGTGATGACTTCTTTGAAACTATTGAAGAATTAGAAGAAAAAGATGGAACAGAATTATGTGATATAGATAAAATGTGGGATGCACTTCATTTTTTAATTAATGGACTTTCTGCAATCCATGGAACTCCTGAAGATAATCTTCTAAGTGAATTTATTATAGGTAGTGAAAACTTTAATGATGAGGCTGAAGAATTTGCAAGATATATTCCAACAGAAAAAGTAATAGAAATTTCTAAAAAGCTAAATGAAATTAATTTTCAAGATTATTTAAAAGATTTTGATATGACTAACTTTGCTGAAAATGGAATTTATCCTGATATTTGGGACTATGAAGAAGAAAGAGAAGAAATAATGGAAGAACTTTCTGAACATTTTGAAACTTTAAAAGAATTCTATAATAAAGTTGCTGAAAACAAGAATATAGTTGTTGTAACTATTGGTTAATTTATTTATATGAACAAAAATAAAAATTTAGGAGGATATTTCTTTGAAAATTCATATTATTGGTTGCAGTGGTACAGGTAAAACTTATCTTGCAAAGAAATTATCAAATAAATATAATATTCCTCACTATGATTTAGATAATATATATTGGGATAATTCTTCTGAAAAATATGGACTAAAGACAGAGTTTGAAAAAAGAGATAATTTACTTCAAAATATATTAGAAAAAGATGCTTGGATTGTTGAAGGAATTTATTATAAATGGCTTGAACAAAGTTTTAAAGATGCTGATATTATCTATATTTTAGATTTACCTAAGTATATTTATAAATTTCGTATTATAAAAAGATTTATCAAAAGAAAATTAAAACTAGAAATTTCTAAAAAAGAAACATTGAAATCTTTACTAGATTTATTAAAATGGACAGATAAATTTCAAAATGAAGATATGAAAGAAATAATAAAAATATTGAAAAAATATAAAGAAAAAGTTTATTTTATAAAAAGTAAAAAAGAAATTAAAGAAATTTTAGAATTTTAAAAAGGAAGCTATTTCAACTTCCTTTTTATTCTTCCATCAAAATTCCAAGCTCTTTTAGTTTATCCTCAACTTCTTTAAAAATATTCTCATTTTCAGCTATTATAGTGTGATAATGACAATTATCTGTCAAATTTTTTAAAGGTTTACTAAGTTTTGAATTGATATTTTCTACCAATAAGTCCACATCTCTTCTTGATTTTATATCCAATTTTACACTTATTTTTCCATAAGTTTTATGGATAACAAAAACATCTTCAACACTTGCTCCAAGGTCTACAATAGCATTTAATTCATTTCTAATTTCTGAATCATCATGTTTGACCTTAATAATTTTTTTTATTCCCTTTGAAAGTAATCTATAGCCTCTATTAGTTGAGATAATATCTATATTTTTAGCCTTTAATATTGCTATATCTTGTACTATAACCTGCCTTGAAACATTAAAAAACTCTGCAAGATATGTACCACTTACAAGAGTTTCACTATTTCTTAAAATTTCAAGTATTTTCTTTTCTCTTTCTTCCCTTTCAATCATCTACATACCTCAAATTTTTCAAACTTAAATCTAAAATCTTAGCTGAATGTGTTATAGCCCCACTTGAAATATAGTCTATTTCTAATCCTTTAAAACGATTTATATTAGTTATATCTACATTTCCTGAACATTCTATTATAGCCTGCTTATTTATAATTTTTATAGCCTTTTTAATTGTTTCTATATCCATATTATCCAGCATAATTATATCTGCACCAGCTTTAACTGCTTCTTCCACTCCTTTTAAATCTTCAACTTCTATTTCAATTTTTTTAATAAAAGGAGAGTATTCTCTTGCAAGTTTTATTGCCTCTGTTATAGAGCCAGCTGCATCAATATGATTATCTTTTAACATTATAGCATCTGAAAGATTGTATCTATGGTTATAGCCACCACCTACTCTAACTGAATACTTTTCAAATATCCTCATATTTGGAGTAGTTTTTCTAGTATCTAGCAACTTTATATTTTCATCATCAAGTGCTTCTACCATTTTTTGAGTATAGCTTGCAATTCCACTCATTCTTTGTAAATAGTTTAAAGCTGTTCTTTCAGCTGATAATATTGTTTTTACATTAGCTTTTATTTTCAATATTAAATCTTTATTTAAAAGTTTATCTCCATCTTTTTTATACTCTGTAAATTCCACAGAATTATCTAGTAATTCAAAAACTCTTTTGAACACATCAAGCCCTGCTAAGATTCCTTCTTCTTTTGAATAAAGTGAAATTTCTGCTAATCTATCATTTTTATAGATTGCATTTGTGCTAATATCTTCAGAAGTTATGTCTTCTTTTAAAGCTAATTTAATTGACTCATCCA from Fusobacterium periodonticum ATCC 33693 harbors:
- a CDS encoding PD-(D/E)XK nuclease family protein, with product MLEKNNLFSFATSELSQDAFICWCLNWINHPNENLYPMAKDIFSNLLEEKDLKNEKIEILRQYKKIDILVILKNSKKAYIIEDKTYTSEHSEQIKRYRENIQNDFKEEINNIKTVYFKTGFWFSYDYHIVNEKDKIDIKINREDFLKIISKYKGKNLILDDYCEYFERVTENEEKEKNYLINEEEIKEKSYWGLNISKSSISQYQFMRDIFKDGYIESSRSVGGRPYTQFNILRRVFPNKDNEYLSEDKRNYTIFWRIDTINIGPYISINFYTHHDKNNDPKPQSRIYNRLKEKIEKIVKEKCSDILNWENIQGKFLNYWEQNLLIIPLKDYLISREKCNKLVECIKIIDEELRK
- the tnpA gene encoding IS200/IS605 family transposase is translated as FLKIFKGISARKLFLKHPEIKNKLWNGHLWNPSYFVATVSENTEEQIKRYIQTQKER
- a CDS encoding YfbM family protein translates to MGMYAMYQEVKEEDFKKLLESDDFFETIEELEEKDGTELCDIDKMWDALHFLINGLSAIHGTPEDNLLSEFIIGSENFNDEAEEFARYIPTEKVIEISKKLNEINFQDYLKDFDMTNFAENGIYPDIWDYEEEREEIMEELSEHFETLKEFYNKVAENKNIVVVTIG
- a CDS encoding AAA family ATPase, with the protein product MKIHIIGCSGTGKTYLAKKLSNKYNIPHYDLDNIYWDNSSEKYGLKTEFEKRDNLLQNILEKDAWIVEGIYYKWLEQSFKDADIIYILDLPKYIYKFRIIKRFIKRKLKLEISKKETLKSLLDLLKWTDKFQNEDMKEIIKILKKYKEKVYFIKSKKEIKEILEF
- a CDS encoding transcription repressor NadR, with protein sequence MIEREEREKKILEILRNSETLVSGTYLAEFFNVSRQVIVQDIAILKAKNIDIISTNRGYRLLSKGIKKIIKVKHDDSEIRNELNAIVDLGASVEDVFVIHKTYGKISVKLDIKSRRDVDLLVENINSKLSKPLKNLTDNCHYHTIIAENENIFKEVEDKLKELGILMEE
- the nadC gene encoding carboxylating nicotinate-nucleotide diphosphorylase; this translates as MNLRKIDKFQMDESIKLALKEDITSEDISTNAIYKNDRLAEISLYSKEEGILAGLDVFKRVFELLDNSVEFTEYKKDGDKLLNKDLILKIKANVKTILSAERTALNYLQRMSGIASYTQKMVEALDDENIKLLDTRKTTPNMRIFEKYSVRVGGGYNHRYNLSDAIMLKDNHIDAAGSITEAIKLAREYSPFIKKIEIEVEDLKGVEEAVKAGADIIMLDNMDIETIKKAIKIINKQAIIECSGNVDITNINRFKGLEIDYISSGAITHSAKILDLSLKNLRYVDD